CGAATCTCAGCAATTACTTGTTCTGATTCTACATATTGATCGTTTTGAACTAAAAGCAAACTTTTGGGTGGAATATTCACATTATGTAGAATATCTTCACTCTCAATAGTTACATACAAGTCTATAGAACATAGAAAGGCGGGATGCCCATGACGTGTACGTGTCGGATGAACCAAATCCTCGTTGAATTTTATTTTTCCATTAGATGGGGCTCGCACATGTTCTGCAGTACCCCCTGTGAATACTCCTCCGGTATGAAAAGTTCTTAATGTTAATTGAGTACCCGGTTCTCCAATCGATTGACCTGCAATAATACCTACAGCTTCCCCCAATTCAACCAGGTCGCCATGAGTAGGACTCCGGCCATAACATAATCGACAAATCCAAGATGTACTCCTACAAGTAAAGGGAGTTCGAATAGAGATTGGTTGTGCCCGAAAGGTTATGAATCGATTTACAAGTCCAATGCCAATGTCTTGATTTCGGGTGGCAATACATCGCGGACCCATGTATATATCATCTGCTAATACACGACCAATTAATGTTTGGCTAAAAATCCTTTCCGGCATCATCCCATTCCGAGGACTCACAGAAATACCCCGGGCGGTGCCACAATCCGTTCGACGTACAACAATGTGTTGAACTACTTCAACAAGTCTGCGAGTGAGATATCCAGCGTCTGATGTTCGTACAGCAGTATCCACAACTCCTTTACGGGCTCCGTAGCAAGAAATGATGTATTCTGTTAAAGAGAGTCCTTCGCGCAAATTGCTTTGAATAGGTAAATCAATCATTTGTCCTTGAGGATCCGACATTAATCCTCTCATACCTACTAATTGATGTACCTGAGATGCATTTCCTCTAGCTCCCGAGAAAGACATTATATGAACTGGATTAAAGGGGTCAGTCATCCTAAAATTAGGATTCATTTCTTGTCGCAAATATTCACTTGTAGCATACCATATTTCAATGGATTGACGTAATTTTTCTACCGCGTGTACATTCCCATAATGATGGTGTTTTTCCAAAATCAAACTTTGTTGTTCAGCATCTTGAACTAGCCATCCCTTAGAAGGTATTGTTAAAAGATCATCAATTCCTAATGAAATGGATGTAGCAGTAGCTTGTTGGAACCCCAGAGTTTTTACTTGATCCAGGATATGTGATGTATATGCCATTCCGAAGTGCTCTATTAATCTACTAATAAGTCGTTTCATGGCAGTTCCGTCTATCGCTTTATTGTGAAAGACCAGATTGGCCCGTTCTGCCATAAGTACCTCCATATTCCGCTGAGTAGGATTCGACAATGGGTTTGAGTCGGTGATTGTAAAACTTCCTTTTATCGATCTTGATTCGCGTATAAATTCCGGAACTATGGACCTAGCTGAACCGGGGAACCCCGAAGTCCCACGGGTATCATAGAATTACGTTAGGTACCATATGAATAGGCCCGAGAAAACCCCTGTATAGCTTCTTCGATTTCTCGATAAAGAGCAATATGACCAACAGTGGTTCGAATGTATATAAAAAGGATTTGTTTTTTTAGACTTCTTACTATTAGATAGTGTCCATAAATCTCATAAAAAGTACCTAAAGATTCATAGTGAACTTCGATGGGAGTTTCTCTTGAAGCAATAACGCGTTGATCTAGTCGCCACCGGAGCCACAAAGGACTATCTAAATTGATTCGTTTCTGCCGATAAGCCCCAATTGCATCATAGGAATTCGAAAAAAAGGGTTCTTTCGTATACTTATAGTAACTATTGTCACTTCTTTTTTGATTTTGATAGTTTCTGCGATTACATGGATTATATCTATTTACACAAATACCTCGATGATTTCCGCTCGTTAATACATAGAGTCCAATAAGCATATCTTGCGTTGGTACGGAAATGGGATCCCCAATAGCCGGAGACAAAAGATTCATATGAGAAAACATAAGTAAACGGGCCTCTACTTGAGCCTCCAAGGATAAAGGTACATGAACAGCCATTTGATCTCCATCAAAATCGGCATTGAATCCCTTGCAAACTAATGGATGTAAACAAATAGCGCGCCCCTCCACTAAAACGGGCTGGAATGCCTGTATGCCTAATCTATGCAGAGTGGGTGCTCTATTCAGCAATACAGGATGTCCCTGCATAACTTCTTGAAGGATTTCCCATACAATCGGCTCTTTTTCTCGAATTTTACTCTTAGCAACTCCTATGTTCGAAGCAAGATGTTGGCTAATTAGACCACGAATTACAAATGTCTGGAAAAGTTCTATTGCTATTTCACGAGGCAATCCACATCGATGTAATGAAAGTGAAGGACCCACGACAATGACAGAACGTCCTGAATAATCGACTCGTTTGCCAAGCAGAGTCTCACGAAATCTTCCCTCTTTGCCTTCAATTACATCAGAAAATGACTTGTAAACTTTATTATGACCGTCCCTCATTGGTTGTCCCCGGATTCCATTATCAAGAAGTGTATCCACGGCTTCTTGTACTAATTTCTCCTGACACATTACTAATTCTCCTGGCGTAGATCTACTTGTTGTTAATAGATCGGTAAGGGTATTGTTCCGATAGATAACTCTTCTATAGAGTTCATTAATATCTGAGCTCATTAGTTTACCCCCATCTATCTGAATGATCGGCCTCAACTCAGGAGGAAGAACTGGTAATAGACACAAAACCATCCATTCTGGCTCTATATTTGTTCGAATAAAATGCTTAGCCAATTCCACGCGTCTAACCAAAAAGTCCTTTCTTCTTCCAACCTTTCGATCTTCCCATTCATTCCCTGTGTGCCCTTCTTCCCCCAATTCTTCCCATTCTACCAATGAATTCTCTATAATAATTCGTAAATCTAGATCGGCTAATTGTTCTCGGATAGCACCTGCGCCAGTAGAGATTTCTCGATTGCGAAATGTATCGAAACCCTGGGTAGTAAAAAAAAGCGGGATGCTGTATTTCCAAGATTGGATTTCATATTCGAACAAACCTCGTAATCGTAAGAAAGTGGGTTTTTTAGTTATGGGCCTAGCAAAAGAAAAATTGGGATAGGATTCTATAGGATCTCCCCCCCTTCAAAATCGGACGTGAAAGTTTCCTTTCATCCGGCTCAAGTAGGTACACCAAATAAGGAAAAGAGTTCTCGTTTTCAAACTCTAGAAAATCCCAAAATAAAAAGGTCTACTCCTTACTCAAGTTCCCAGTGAAGACGAAACAAGATTTCAGTGATTCCGTCTTCTATTAATTCTTTATTAAAATTGAATTCCAACAAATAAAATAGAAAATTCTTGAGTAGTCTACTTCCCTTTGAATGATAAATCCCTTAACTCTTAATAATTAAAGGAATACCTTGGAGCCCATAAGGGATTTACTTGTCTATATATTGTTCCATTCGATCTTTTAGGTCCCGACTTCACCTCGATGGTTAGGCCACCACGCCCTTAAAGTCTATACGCGATAGATAGACTCCTGGAACCATGACATATTTGCTTACTTGAACATAATTTCTTTCCACGAAAAGAAAGGAAATGGTTCATTCCACAAAATAAAAAGCTTTTTTTACGAGGTACAAATAGAAATTCCTCTTTATTTGATTTGTTGCGAAATCGACCATAGATCAATTCCCTTTTTATTTGGGAGTATTGACTACACCCCAATTCTGAGCTTCATGTTACTCTTTCCAAGTGACATGTCAGGTCCAGGGCATCCCAATTGGATTGACTGGGATGACAGTTTCTCCTTTCGAGTCTGTAAAATCAGAATTTCGATCAAATCACACATCGCAGTATACTAGGCCTTCTAATTCTTTAAGAGGTTTATCTAAAAGATTCGCAATATAACTAGGAAGACGTTTTAAATACCACACATGGGTTACTGGGCATGCGAGTTTGATATAGCCCATTTGATACCTTCGTATCCGAGAATCAACAAATTCGACTCCGCATTGTTCACAAAATTTCGGGTCTTCTTTTTCATCTCCGATTACTCGATAATTTCCACAAGCACAAATTCCGCTTTTTATAGGACCAAAAATTCTTTCACAAAATAATCCATCTTTTTCTGGTTTATTAGTTTTGTAATGAAAAGTATAGGGTTTTGTTACCTCTCCAACTATCTCTCCATTAGGCAGGATTTTAGTGGCCCAAGCACTTATTTGTTGAGGAGAAACTGATCCAATTCGGAGCTGTTGATGTTTATATCGATCGATCATAGAAGAAAAATTATTATTCATTCCGATTAAGCTTCCTTCCTATTAATCTGGAAGTTCTTCTCAGATACAAGGAAATGATTCAGTTCCAGAGCTAAAGATCGTAGTTCTCGAACGAGCAATCGAAAAGATTCTGGAGCATCTTCGGGATTAGGTATTGTTCCCCCAATGATCGTAGTACCAAGTACTTCCTGGCGAGCTCTAATATGATCCGATTTATAAGTAAGCATCTCTTGTAAAATATGAGCAACCCCAAACCCTTCTAGAGCCCAAACCTCCATTTCTCCTACCCGCTGTCCCCCCTGTTTGGCTCTTCCTCTAAGGGGTTGTTGTGTAACAAGCGCATAATGTCCACTGGAACGCCCATGGATTTTATCATCAACTTGATGAATTAATTTCAAGATATAAGGCTTTCCTATTATAACGGGTTGTTCAAAAGGATTCCCCGTCCTTCCATCAAATATTCTGCTTTTTCCTGGATATTCGGGTTCAAATACCCATGGATTCGCTGTTTGCTTACTGGCTTCATATAATTCAGAAAACACTAGTTTTCTCGAAGCTTCTTGTTCATATCTCTCATCAAAAGGTGCTATTCGATAATGTCTGTCTAGCAGACTCCCTGCTAACCCTAGTGAACATTCAAATATCTGTCCTACATTCATTCGTGAAGGTACTCCTAATGGGTTAAAGACCATATCAACGGATCTTCCATCTTGTAAATAAGGCATATCTTGTCTAGGCAAAATTTTGGAAATGATACCTTTATTTCCGTGTCTTCCAGCTACTTTATCGCCTACTTTGATTTCACGTTTCTGTGAAATATATACACGAATCGTTTCGGGATTATAACTAGAACCACCCCTTTTCTGGATCCACCTCACATCAATAACCCGGCCCCTGCCGCCTATAGGTAATTTTAGACAAGTTTCTTTTGAAGTAGATACCTGAATACCAAGTATAGCTCGTAACAATCTATCTTCCGGGGCATACGACGATTCTTTCACGACCTGGGGTGTTAATTTACCGACTAAAATATCACCCGTCTCTACCCAAGATCCCAGCATCACAATTCCATTTTTGTCTAAATTGCGGAGTAAATGGGCTTCTAAATGCGGTATTTCATTAGTTACTTTTTCAGGGCCTTGGCTTGTCACATGAGTCTGAATTTCATATTTCCGTATGTGAAAAGAAGTATAAATATCTTCATATACCAAACGCTCGCTAATAAGTACTGCATCCTCAGAATTGTAACCCTCCCACGGCATATAAGCTACTAATACGTTTTTCCCCAAAGCAAGTTCGCCACCAACCGTAGCAGCACCATCCGCTAAAATTTGTCCCTTTTTAATGCATTTACCCCGAGGAACCTGGAGTTTTTGATGCATACAAGTATTTTTATTGGAACGTTGATATATAACTAATGGAATGCTTAGAATATCTCCATTACCTGCTAAAAGAATCTTGTCAGTATTGGTATAAACGACCCTTCCCTCGCGTTCGGCTATAGCAAGAGCCCCCGAATCTAGAGCTGCTTGTCGTTCCAACCCAGTTCCAACAATGCATTTCTCGGAGCGAGAAAGAGGAACTGCTTGACGTTGCATATTAGAACTCATTAAAGCTCGATTCGCATCATTATGTTCGATAAAAGGAATGAGGGAAGCTCCAATAGAAAAATATTGAAAAGGAAAAATACTTCGAAGATGAACCTGTTCCCATGCAATAGTCAAGAATTCTTGACGGTATCGAGCTGGAACAACCTGTTCTTCCTGAATATCCCGATTTAAGGCTAAAGAATTTCCTGCCGCTACCATATAGTATTCATCTCTACCTGGTGATAAATAAAGCATCCGTACCCCGGTTGACCTCTCAGAAATTTCATAAAAAGGGCTTTCTAGAGATCCCCAATGACCAATCCTCGCATGAATTGCTAAGGATCCAATAAGTCCAACATTGATTCCTTCAGATGTGTCAATTGGGCAAATACGTCCATAGTGACTAGGATGGATATCTCGTATCCGAAAACTAGCAGTGCGCCCTGTCAGTCCTCCAGGGCCCAAATAACTTAATTTTCTACCATGAACTATTTGTGTCAATGGATTAGTTCGATCCAAAACTTGAGATAATGGGTGTAAACCGAAAAAGGATTCATAAGTAGTTGTTAATGGAGTTGAGGTTACCAAATTCTGAGGTGTCGGTATCAATTTATGCCGAATTGCTCCACATATAGTCCCCCGAACCACATTTTCTAAACGAACCAGAGCCAATCCGAATTGATCTTGTAAAAGATCTGCTACAGAACGAATACGTTTATTTTTCAAATGATTCATATCGTCAAGTGCACCCATTCCAAATTTCAGCCCAATCAAATGATCGGCGGCTGCCAATATATCTCGTGGTAACAAAAATGTATTGTTCTGGGGTATATCAAGGTTAAGTCTTCGGTTCATATTTCGTCGACCAATCCTTCCTAATTCACATCTTTGTTGAAAGAATTTCTTTTGTAATTCCTTACATAAGGATTCAGAAAATACCGGATCGCCACCTACACAAGCAAATTGTTGATAAAACTCCAAAATGGCATTTTCTTTTGACCCAATTTTTTTTCTCTCCTTATCACTCAGAAAAGACAAAAAAATTTCAGGATAGCAAACATTCTCTAGAATTTCTCTTAGATTCAAACCCATAGCTGATGATAGAACTAGAATAGATATTTTTTGTTTCCTACTTACACGAGCCCATATCCTTGCTTTTCTATCAATTTCTAATTCTGATCTTCCTCCCCAATCTGATATTATGGTGCCGGTATAGACCGAAATTCCGTTATGGTCCAATTCTGATCGGTAATAAATACCGGGACTTTGCAATATTTGATTGATCACAATTCTATATATTCCATTGACTATAGAAGTTCCCAGGGAATTCATTAGAGGAATGTTTCCGATAAAAATTGTTTGTTCTTGCATATCCCTACTGTTTTTCCAAATTAATCCCGCGGATACATATAATTCAGAAGAATATGTGAGTGATTCATACACAGCATCTCTTTCCTTTATCAAGGGTTCGACCAATTGATATGTTTCCACAAATAATTGAAATTCAATTTCTTGATCTGTATCTTCAATTTTTGGAAACTTAGAAAGTTCTTCCGTCAAACCTTGATCAATGAACCTACAAAATCCTTCAAATTGTATCTGATTAAATCCAGGTATTGTAGATATTCCCTCATTTCCATCCCCGAGCATTTTTAATTTCCCATTTATCAAAAAATACCACTATTGGTTCATTCTTCATCTAATTAGATAGATTAGATAAATGATCTAGCAATGATGGCATTTCTATTTTGTTTACCGAATCACATGAAATTTTACCCAACTCCATATCTGGAATGTATGAAATACGTATGAACGGAGGAAGAAAGAGAATTTTCTACTTAAATTGAATTGAGTTGGAATTTAGTGGAATTTTCAACAGATACAAATGGAAAGAAATTGATAAAACATCCCTAGAAACAGACTTCTGCTACTTAGACTTATTAATTAAGTTATAGGATTTTGTATAGAATATCAAAACAAAAATGATTCCATTTCTACCATTATTATGATAATACATATTCCAACCTGCTTGAATACCAGAAAAATAAATGGATTGGACATTTGATCTTTTCGCTGAGATAAAGGCATAAAAATCAGAAAGAATATATAGAATTAGAATCGGTTTTTTAGCATTTAACCCCCCTTTATGTTATGGATTTCCTTGTTCAAAAAATGATTCGCAGAGAAGAGAGAGATTTTGTTTACGGATTTTTGAGTAGAATACGATTGTGAAGTGTATAAGAAAAGAAGGTTTGTATGGCTTAAACACGTGTGGAGATATCTATAATATCCGTCTTTCTTCTCTTTTAGTGTTTTATTGTCGTTCTATGTTCTATTCAGGTTGTGCTCTATGAAAACATAATTTCAATTTTCTATTCAATTAAAAATTCAAATTGAAGTATGATACTTTTCTGATATCTGATAATTCTCTATCGGGAACATATATAAATAATATATATCCGTCTAACAATTTCTCTTGGGGGGTTTACATATACTCATAATTGTTGTTATAATTAATAATTAAAATTGAGAAGGATTTTTTGATTGAAAAAATCCATACTGATTAGTTATATATCAAGTTGTATTTTCTTATGTCATTAGGAAAACAAAATTTGGAGATTCAAATCCAAGAATCATTCATGCATTTTAAGTCAATAGTTAATGGTTCCTATTTTCATAAAGTTTAATTTTGGATTTTGCGACTGAAAATCCACATTTGATTTTTCAATAGAAAGGTAAGAGAAAGTTTTGAACATTATGAATTTTGAGATAGACTCAATCGAAATTGAAAGGATGAATCAAACCCAATCAAAAGGGAAGAAGGATTAGGATTTCGTTGACTTTTAGGAAAAATTAAGGAAAACAGAACTCAAGGTGCAAGTACAATAAAAAAGCAGTTCAGTAATCCGGGAAAGTTTTCATCTATTTTGTATTTGTAGCATTTTGGCGACATGGCCGAGTGGTAAGGCAGAGGACTGCAAATCCTTTTTTCCCCAGTTCAAATCCGGGTGTCGCCTTATCAACAAAAAACTAGAAATCTCTTCTTTTCTTCTGTTGATATAACCCGCCGAATGATTCCCCAGCAGAAGCAGAGAAAGCAGACTGTTGATACTTGTTTGATTCTAAACATCTGGTCTGGGGGTTTTTCTAAAAAATTGTAAATATCCTTGCATATTTAGGCTTCAAGGAAATATTCGAATGCT
This DNA window, taken from Lycium barbarum chloroplast, complete genome, encodes the following:
- the rpoC1 gene encoding RpoC1, which translates into the protein MNNNFSSMIDRYKHQQLRIGSVSPQQISAWATKILPNGEIVGEVTKPYTFHYKTNKPEKDGLFCERIFGPIKSGICACGNYRVIGDEKEDPKFCEQCGVEFVDSRIRRYQMGYIKLACPVTHVWYLKRLPSYIANLLDKPLKELEGLVYCDFSFARPITKKPTFLRLRGLFEYEIQSWKYSIPLFFTTQGFDTFRNREISTGAGAIREQLADLDLRIIIENSLVEWEELGEEGHTGNEWEDRKVGRRKDFLVRRVELAKHFIRTNIEPEWMVLCLLPVLPPELRPIIQIDGGKLMSSDINELYRRVIYRNNTLTDLLTTSRSTPGELVMCQEKLVQEAVDTLLDNGIRGQPMRDGHNKVYKSFSDVIEGKEGRFRETLLGKRVDYSGRSVIVVGPSLSLHRCGLPREIAIELFQTFVIRGLISQHLASNIGVAKSKIREKEPIVWEILQEVMQGHPVLLNRAPTLHRLGIQAFQPVLVEGRAICLHPLVCKGFNADFDGDQMAVHVPLSLEAQVEARLLMFSHMNLLSPAIGDPISVPTQDMLIGLYVLTSGNHRGICVNRYNPCNRRNYQNQKRSDNSYYKYTKEPFFSNSYDAIGAYRQKRINLDSPLWLRWRLDQRVIASRETPIEVHYESLGTFYEIYGHYLIVRSLKKQILFIYIRTTVGHIALYREIEEAIQGFSRAYSYGT
- the rpoB gene encoding RpoB translates to MLGDGNEGISTIPGFNQIQFEGFCRFIDQGLTEELSKFPKIEDTDQEIEFQLFVETYQLVEPLIKERDAVYESLTYSSELYVSAGLIWKNSRDMQEQTIFIGNIPLMNSLGTSIVNGIYRIVINQILQSPGIYYRSELDHNGISVYTGTIISDWGGRSELEIDRKARIWARVSRKQKISILVLSSAMGLNLREILENVCYPEIFLSFLSDKERKKIGSKENAILEFYQQFACVGGDPVFSESLCKELQKKFFQQRCELGRIGRRNMNRRLNLDIPQNNTFLLPRDILAAADHLIGLKFGMGALDDMNHLKNKRIRSVADLLQDQFGLALVRLENVVRGTICGAIRHKLIPTPQNLVTSTPLTTTYESFFGLHPLSQVLDRTNPLTQIVHGRKLSYLGPGGLTGRTASFRIRDIHPSHYGRICPIDTSEGINVGLIGSLAIHARIGHWGSLESPFYEISERSTGVRMLYLSPGRDEYYMVAAGNSLALNRDIQEEQVVPARYRQEFLTIAWEQVHLRSIFPFQYFSIGASLIPFIEHNDANRALMSSNMQRQAVPLSRSEKCIVGTGLERQAALDSGALAIAEREGRVVYTNTDKILLAGNGDILSIPLVIYQRSNKNTCMHQKLQVPRGKCIKKGQILADGAATVGGELALGKNVLVAYMPWEGYNSEDAVLISERLVYEDIYTSFHIRKYEIQTHVTSQGPEKVTNEIPHLEAHLLRNLDKNGIVMLGSWVETGDILVGKLTPQVVKESSYAPEDRLLRAILGIQVSTSKETCLKLPIGGRGRVIDVRWIQKRGGSSYNPETIRVYISQKREIKVGDKVAGRHGNKGIISKILPRQDMPYLQDGRSVDMVFNPLGVPSRMNVGQIFECSLGLAGSLLDRHYRIAPFDERYEQEASRKLVFSELYEASKQTANPWVFEPEYPGKSRIFDGRTGNPFEQPVIIGKPYILKLIHQVDDKIHGRSSGHYALVTQQPLRGRAKQGGQRVGEMEVWALEGFGVAHILQEMLTYKSDHIRARQEVLGTTIIGGTIPNPEDAPESFRLLVRELRSLALELNHFLVSEKNFQINRKEA